In a single window of the Papaver somniferum cultivar HN1 chromosome 8, ASM357369v1, whole genome shotgun sequence genome:
- the LOC113305827 gene encoding uncharacterized protein LOC113305827, which produces MKNSIRCCISCILPCGSLDVIRVIHSNGQVEEFSEIIRAGDLMKLNPKHLVRRSALPSEEGSSVQKIIIMSRDAELKRGKIYFLVPMSLLPRKARARPAPDNNKKKINIVKREEQGSSSSGKHPNLACSMNSKLLISSDRYLTEILSEKNISSTQRHRRSRHDRSRIWRPNLASISETADDL; this is translated from the coding sequence ATGAAAAACAGCATAAGatgttgcatatcttgcattctACCATGTGGATCTCTAGACGTAATTCGGGTTATTCACTCAAACGGGCAAGTCGAAGAATTCAGCGAAATAATTCGAGCAGGTGATCTTATGAAGTTGAACCCGAAACATTTGGTGAGAAGATCTGCATTGCCATCTGAAGAAGGTAGTAGTGTTCAGAAGATTATAATCATGTCGCGGGATGCTGAGCTAAAGCGTGGTAAGATTTATTTTCTAGTACCCATGTCGTTATTGCCGCGTAAAGCTCGAGCCAGACCCGCGCCAgacaataataagaagaagatcaATATCGTTAAGAGAGAAGAACAAGGTAGTAGTAGTAGCGGAAAACACCCGAATTTAGCTTGCTCCATGAATTCAAAGCTTCTTATATCTTCTGATCGGTACTTGACAGAGATTTTGTCAGAGAAGAACATTTCTTCAACTCAAAGACATCGAAGAAGTAGACATGATCGAAGCCGCATATGGAGGCCTAACTTGGCAAGCATTTCGGAAACCGCAGATGATCTTTAG